Proteins encoded together in one Corallococcus caeni window:
- a CDS encoding lipoxygenase family protein, translating to MERESPGSSRSDAWFGERLLNGMFSSILDRDPEDPQAFRLYLPWNAYEQDGVHCLPDVDLRLRLVDGKLMPQRIILGMREPGATAPGSPVTRRTFTPADGADWEAAKRMARVSATLDVELGNHLGQCHFNVEQYAIAAHRNLRRNPLRWLLMPHLREVVLINHAANGFLVGPTGYISRASALTERSINQRLEHLLGSYDWKGFAPATPVCEGHRYAQAGQLFWKLLGEHIDAFFAEHGAEIEAQWKEVHRFSDDLVAHSAPAFVCRYLRARVPGKDAPWFVRSERMDLGAKVAEPAAKAVSAVTRTDAPQPGEIEALKSLCRYVIFFATFRHAWANNLQWEDAGEVLYSCLGLRWGKGGALSTEEDLDVAPAPDEATEMLWISWMLSKTNYGFILSNEEEDVHPRLLELLRAHAAEFAALGLDVRTVSSRINI from the coding sequence ATGGAGCGGGAGTCGCCGGGCTCCTCGCGGAGCGACGCCTGGTTCGGGGAGCGGCTGCTCAACGGGATGTTCTCCAGCATCTTGGACCGGGACCCGGAGGATCCGCAGGCGTTCCGGCTGTACCTGCCGTGGAATGCGTATGAGCAGGACGGAGTGCACTGCCTGCCGGACGTGGACCTCCGGCTGCGCTTGGTGGACGGCAAGCTGATGCCCCAGCGGATCATCCTGGGGATGCGGGAGCCCGGAGCGACGGCGCCCGGCTCACCGGTGACGCGCCGGACGTTCACGCCCGCGGATGGCGCGGATTGGGAGGCAGCGAAGCGGATGGCGCGCGTGAGCGCGACGCTGGACGTGGAGCTGGGCAACCACCTGGGGCAGTGCCACTTCAACGTGGAGCAATACGCCATCGCCGCGCACCGGAACCTGCGGCGCAATCCCTTGCGCTGGCTGCTGATGCCGCACCTGCGTGAGGTGGTGTTGATCAACCACGCCGCCAACGGGTTCCTGGTGGGGCCCACGGGGTACATCTCGCGGGCCAGTGCGTTGACGGAGAGGAGCATCAACCAGCGGCTGGAGCACCTGCTGGGCAGCTACGACTGGAAGGGCTTCGCGCCCGCGACGCCGGTCTGCGAGGGGCACCGCTACGCGCAGGCGGGGCAACTGTTCTGGAAACTGCTCGGGGAGCACATCGACGCGTTCTTCGCGGAGCACGGCGCGGAGATCGAAGCGCAATGGAAGGAGGTGCACCGGTTCTCGGACGACCTGGTGGCGCACTCAGCGCCAGCGTTCGTCTGTCGTTATCTGCGGGCGCGGGTGCCGGGGAAGGATGCGCCGTGGTTCGTGCGCTCGGAGCGCATGGACCTGGGCGCGAAGGTCGCGGAGCCGGCAGCCAAGGCCGTGAGCGCGGTGACCCGGACGGATGCGCCGCAGCCCGGCGAGATAGAGGCGCTGAAGAGTCTCTGCCGCTACGTCATCTTCTTCGCGACGTTCCGGCACGCCTGGGCGAACAACCTCCAGTGGGAGGACGCGGGCGAGGTCCTGTACTCGTGTCTGGGATTGCGCTGGGGCAAGGGAGGCGCGCTGTCCACGGAGGAGGACCTGGACGTCGCGCCCGCGCCGGACGAGGCGACGGAGATGCTGTGGATCTCCTGGATGCTGTCCAAGACGAACTACGGCTTCATCCTGTCCAACGAAGAAGAAGACGTGCATCCCCGCCTGCTGGAGCTGCTCCGGGCCCACGCCGCGGAGTTCGCGGCCCTGGGCCTGGACGTGCGCACGGTCAGCTCCCGCATCAACATCTGA